Part of the Candidatus Neptunochlamydia vexilliferae genome, TATTCGACAGAAAGACAAGCTTCAAAAACATCGAGCCCATGTCCCAATGCGCGCGCTGTCATCATGACAATCAGTGGGCGGATCCGCTTGCCTCCATTTAATAGAGCATATTCACAAGCATTTCTAAGCTTATTCTCATCCCCTAAGCGGGGGATATTTCGCTTCAAAAAAATTTCAAAAGAGTCTTTGAGTGGACGAAGAAGTGACGTGTTAGGTTTAGTTAACCACATTGACTTTCCTTAGGTTAGACTTTTGAATGGAGGTGCAGGCTCTAGAAAGTGTTTTTTTTCGAAGAAGAACACCTGGGTTAATCACCGAGTTGCATCCAATTTGGGATCGATCCCCCAAAACGGTCCCGAACTTTCGCATCCCCGTCTCATACAGCTCTCCATCCACCTCAACAACCACATCTTTATGATCGATCCGGTAATTGGCGCAAATAACGCCCGCTCCTAGGTTTGTATTGCTTCCGAGGATAGAATCCCCCACATAGTTAAAATGAGGGGCCTGAGCACCGTTTAAAAAGAGCGCATGCTTGATTTCTGAAGCATGACCGATCACACATCGCTCCCCCGTTAAAACAAAAGGGCGCACATAGGCGCCTTGTC contains:
- a CDS encoding UDP-N-acetylglucosamine diphosphorylase, with translation MLTPDCFFDLSNFLHKELFLLDRPVWESLIGLKNYLHSLDLGNIQCNIPNSVTLVHPELISIEEGTVIEPGAYIEGPCHIGKDSQVRQGAYVRPFVLTGERCVIGHASEIKHALFLNGAQAPHFNYVGDSILGSNTNLGAGVICANYRIDHKDVVVEVDGELYETGMRKFGTVLGDRSQIGCNSVINPGVLLRKKTLSRACTSIQKSNLRKVNVVN